TCCCCCGCCCCGTCCCGGCCCCGCTCCGGCCCGCCCGGGCCCGGGGGCCTTTCCCGTTTCGCGATTATTTGAGCGAAGCGAGGTATGCTGGACCTCCGGATTCCCCCTCAACGACACGACGCGCAACGTGGCCCCCAACGCAGCCCGGGACTTTGGCAGATACGAACTGGTGTCGAAGCTCGCGTCGGGCGGGATGGCGGTCACCTATCGCGCGACGATGAGGGGCGCGGCGGGGGTGACCAAGCCGGTGGTCATCAAGCAGATCCTCCCCCACTTCGCCGATGACCCCGCCTTCGTGGAGATGTTCATCAGCGAGGCGCGCGTGGCGGCGGCGCTCACCCACGGCAACATCGCCCAGGTCTTCGACTTCGGGGAGATCGACGGCCAGTACTTCCTGGCCATGGAGTTCGTGCACGGCCAGCCGCTGTCCAAGGTGCTGCGCCGCGCCCAGCGCGCGGGACTCCCGTCGCTGCCCATCCCCCTGGCGCTCTACATCGCCTCGCAGATCTGCGACGGGCTGGACTACGCGCACCGCCACCTGGACGACAACGGCGAGCCGCTGGGACTGGTGCACCGCGACGTGTCCCCGGACAACGTGCTCATCTCCTACGAGGGCCAGGTCAAGGTCATCGACTTCGGCATCGCCAAGGCGACGAGCGTGGTGGAGGGCAACACCTCGCCGGGCATGGTGAAGGGCAAGTACCCGTACTTCTCCACCGAGCAGGCCCGGGGCGAGCAGGACCTGGACGCGCGCTCGGACACGTTCGCCGTGGGCGTGGTGCTCTACGAGATGCTGTGCGGCCGCCGCCCCTATGACGGCGACTTCGTCACCGTGCTGCCGAAGCTGCTCGCCGGCGACTACCCCAGGCCCTCCTCGCTCAACCCCGCCATCGCCCCCGAGGTGGAGCTGGTCCTCGCCACGGCGATGGCGCTCGAGCGCGAGCAGCGCTACCCCACCGCCCAGGCCTTCTCCGAGGCGCTGCGCGAGCAGCTCTACTCCGCCTGGCCCCGCTTCTCGCCGAGCATGGCGTCGCAGTTGCTCGGCCACCTGTTCGCCGAGGATCTCGCGGCCGAGGGCCGCCGGGTGGAGGTGACGCCCGCCTTCCTCGAGCAGCTGGCCGAGTGGCAGCAACAGACGAGCGTGGGGCCCCGTCCGGCCTCGGCGGGCACCGGCCGTCCCCGCTCCAGGCCCGCGTCCGACGGGGAGATCAGCGGGCCGATGCTGAGCAACCCCGGCGCGCGCCCCCCGTCGTCGCGCTCCGGCTCCAATGGCGTGGCCCGCGCCTCGCAGCCAGGGGGGGTGCGCCCCATCAGCTCGACCACGGGGCGCAGGGTGTCGAGCGCGGGCGTCGTGCGCGTCCCCGCCGCATCCCCCCCCCGCGAGGCACCGGCCCCCGAGACGATGGCGGGCCCGCTGACGGACGCCCGCGTCCTCGAGAGCCCGAACGAGCCGCACGACAACACCCCCCTCGATATCGAGGTGCCGTCGGTCACCCACATCACGGCCCTGGAGGGCACCCCGGGCGATCCGCGCGAGCAACGGGCCCGCCAGGAGAAGGAGCGCGAGGAGAAGCAACGGCGCATGGTGCGCCAGCTCAGCATCCCGCTCTTCGCCCTGGCGCTGCTCGGCCTGCTCTACCTCGTCTTCTCGCCCAAGAAGGCCAGTGAAGAGGAAGCCGCCATGAGGGCCCCGTTGTGGCTCACCTCCACGCCGCCGGGCGCCACGGTGAAGCTCAACGGCAAGGACGTGCCCGGCGTCACGCCGCTCTTCGTGCCGGATGTGCCGATCTACGAGGCCAGCACCTTCGTGCTCACGCTGCCGGGCTACCGGACGTGGACCAAGCGCTTCACGCCCACGGCCATCGACAAACCCACCCTGAACGCGGTGTTCGAGCCACTCGAGGAGCAGCCCCCACCCCAGGCAGCGCCGCCCCCCGAGCCCGCTGCCGCGCCCGAGCAGCCCGATCTGTCGCGCAACGAGGTGGACTACCCGACGCGGCTGTTCGTCCTGCGCCCGCGCTACAACGCCTTCGTCGTGGACGGGCTCGCCACGGCCTCCCTCGAGCTCAACCCCCGGGTGGCCTACGCGGTCAGCACCGACGGCAGCGCCTCGCTGGCCGCCGGGCGGGGCGGGGGCACGGGCACGCTCGCCTACTTCGCCGAGGGCGATGACCTGCCCGCGGACGAGTCCTTCGGACTGCTCGGCCCGTCCACTCGCACGCTCAAGGGCGTGCGCCGGCTGCATGTCTTCCTGCTGGACGATGACCTGGCGGACAACAGCGGCACGGTGCGGGTGAACCTGCGCCAGTCCCAGTTCGTCGCGCCCCGCAGCCTCACCTTCGATGCCACCCGCGACGCGCTGGTGCTCGCCCCCGAGCAGCAGTTCGTCCTGCGCGGGCTCAACCCGGACGCCATCTACATGCTCACCGTGCGCGATGACGTCGCGGAGCTGCGCGTGGGCCCCACCGGCCGCACCCGCCACGTGTTGTGCGTGGAGAGCAACCAGAAGTCCGCCCGGCGCTCGCACCGCCTGCTCGAGTCGGGCAAGCGCTTCCAGGTGACGGGCGCGGACACCCTGCGCTGCGCCTTCCCGGATGTCCGCGTGGAAGACAACGCGGGCGCCTTCGAGGTGGACATCGTCGACGTCACCGAGATGTCCCGCAAGGAGCGCGCCGACGCCCTGCGCGGCCCCCTGCGCTGAGCCGCCTCCCCCGAGGCGAGGTAGGGAGCTGACGGACAAGCACCGGCGCCATCCGACACGAGCGTCCAAAAGCCCACCAGCCGAGCATACTTTGAGCACCGTTTTTCAACGGAACGGTGCATACTCTAGGGAAGGGCCTGGATCACCGGGTCCCCCTAAAAACCGAAGGATTCCTTCCGTAAGGGCTTGCTCGCGGCGGTGAGGCGATCAGGTTCAACAAGGACGGGAAAGGCACGTGGGCGCGGAGCCATTCATGGCACCGGGCCCACATGTCTTTTTGGGGCCCGCCCGCTCCCTCGAGAGGGAGGGAAGCGGGGGCCCGGGTGGCTCAGATGTCGAGGTTCTGCACGTTGAGGGCGTTGCGCTCGATGAACTCGCGCCGCGGCTCGACGGCCTCGCCCATGAGGAGCGAGAAGATCTCATCGCTCTCCACCGCGTCCTCGATGCGCACCTGCAGGAGCGTGCGGGTGGCGGGGTTCATGGTGGTCTCCCAGAGCTGCTCGGGGTTCATCTCGCCCAGACCCTTGTAGCGCTGCAGACCGAGTCCCTTCTGGGCGTCCTTGCGCACGGCCTCCAGGACTTCCTGGACGGACAGGGCGAGCACCTCGCCGTCGCCCACCTTCACCTTGTAGGGCGCCTTGCCCAGCGAGGCGAACGAGTCGTGCAGGCTCACCAGCTCCTGGTACTCGGGCGAGGAGAGGAAGCCGTGGTCGAACACGGACTGGCGCAGGCCGCCGTTGATGTCCGTCTTCACCACCAGCTTCTTCGCCTGGGACTCGGGGTCGTCCACGATGGTCGTGTCCAGGCGGCCGAGCGTGTCCGGCATGCGCAGCTGGAGGTAGGCGCGCATCTGCGCCACCTGCTCGCCGAGCACGGCCTCGTTGGACAGGGTGGCCACGTTCAGGCTGCTGCCCTGCACCAGGGCGTCCACCACGCGCGCGTCCCGCCGCGCCGCCAGCTTCTCCAGACGCTCCTCGTAGGTGAGCACCTTCTCCAGGAGCGAGCGCAGCTCCGCGCCGCCCAGCTCCCCGCCCGGCGTCACCACGCGCGAGTGATCCGAGGCGATGCGCAAGAGGTAGTCATTGAGGCCGCGCTGATCCTTGACGTACAGGTCCTTCTTGTTGCGCGTGACTTTGTAGAGCGGCGGCTGGGCGATGTAGAGGTAGCCGTTCTGGATGAGCTCCGGCATCTGCCGGTAGAAGAAGGTGAGCAGCAGGGTGCGGATGTGGCTGCCGTCCACGTCGGCGTCCGTCATCAGGATGATGCGGTGGTAGCGCGCCTTGGTGGGATCGTAGTCCTCACGGCCGATGCCCGTGCCGAGCGCGGTGATGAGGGTGACGATCTCCGCGCTGGTGAGCATCTTCTCGAAGCGCGCCTTCTCCACGTTGAGGATCTTGCCGCGCAGGGGAAGGATGGCCTGGTTGCGCCGGTCGCGGCCCTGCTTGGCCGAGCCGCCTGCGGAGTCACCCTCGACGAGGTACAGCTCGCTCTCGCTCGGGTCGCGGCTCTGGCAGTCGGCGAGCTTGCCCGGCAGCGAGCCGCCATCGAGGATGCCCTTGCGCCGCACCGTCTCGCGCGCCTTGCGCGCCGCGATGCGCGCGCGCGTGGCGTCGCCAATCTTCATGACGATCTTCTTGGCGACGACGGGGTTCTCCTCGAGGAAGGTGGCGAGCTGGTCATTCACCATCTGCTCGACCAGGCCCTTGACCTCGCTGTTGCCCAGCTTCGTCTTCGTCTGCCCCTCGAACTG
Above is a window of Cystobacter fuscus DNA encoding:
- a CDS encoding serine/threonine-protein kinase; this encodes MAPNAARDFGRYELVSKLASGGMAVTYRATMRGAAGVTKPVVIKQILPHFADDPAFVEMFISEARVAAALTHGNIAQVFDFGEIDGQYFLAMEFVHGQPLSKVLRRAQRAGLPSLPIPLALYIASQICDGLDYAHRHLDDNGEPLGLVHRDVSPDNVLISYEGQVKVIDFGIAKATSVVEGNTSPGMVKGKYPYFSTEQARGEQDLDARSDTFAVGVVLYEMLCGRRPYDGDFVTVLPKLLAGDYPRPSSLNPAIAPEVELVLATAMALEREQRYPTAQAFSEALREQLYSAWPRFSPSMASQLLGHLFAEDLAAEGRRVEVTPAFLEQLAEWQQQTSVGPRPASAGTGRPRSRPASDGEISGPMLSNPGARPPSSRSGSNGVARASQPGGVRPISSTTGRRVSSAGVVRVPAASPPREAPAPETMAGPLTDARVLESPNEPHDNTPLDIEVPSVTHITALEGTPGDPREQRARQEKEREEKQRRMVRQLSIPLFALALLGLLYLVFSPKKASEEEAAMRAPLWLTSTPPGATVKLNGKDVPGVTPLFVPDVPIYEASTFVLTLPGYRTWTKRFTPTAIDKPTLNAVFEPLEEQPPPQAAPPPEPAAAPEQPDLSRNEVDYPTRLFVLRPRYNAFVVDGLATASLELNPRVAYAVSTDGSASLAAGRGGGTGTLAYFAEGDDLPADESFGLLGPSTRTLKGVRRLHVFLLDDDLADNSGTVRVNLRQSQFVAPRSLTFDATRDALVLAPEQQFVLRGLNPDAIYMLTVRDDVAELRVGPTGRTRHVLCVESNQKSARRSHRLLESGKRFQVTGADTLRCAFPDVRVEDNAGAFEVDIVDVTEMSRKERADALRGPLR
- the gyrB gene encoding DNA topoisomerase (ATP-hydrolyzing) subunit B, with the protein product MENLPTPATPAAPSSSSGDYDAGAITKLEGAEAVRKRPGMYIGDTVSYGLHKLVYEVVDNSVDEALAGHCTDIEVVIHVDGSLSVQDNGRGIPVGPHPDPKFKGKDTLDVVLTELHAGSKFGNGAYKVSGGLHGVGVTCVNFLSEWFKVRIQRGGKVYEHSYARGVPQDAVSVVGETDKLGTLICFKPDPTIMEVVDFNFETLSQRMRELAFLNAGLRIVIRDMRIGKEHEFKFDGGIVSFVEYINKAKEVLHDKPIHFSTEREGLALEIALQWNDGYDERIFTFANNINTHEGGTHLSGMKAALTRTLNSYAEKSGVWKDLKETPTGEDAREGLSAVISVKLSNPQFEGQTKTKLGNSEVKGLVEQMVNDQLATFLEENPVVAKKIVMKIGDATRARIAARKARETVRRKGILDGGSLPGKLADCQSRDPSESELYLVEGDSAGGSAKQGRDRRNQAILPLRGKILNVEKARFEKMLTSAEIVTLITALGTGIGREDYDPTKARYHRIILMTDADVDGSHIRTLLLTFFYRQMPELIQNGYLYIAQPPLYKVTRNKKDLYVKDQRGLNDYLLRIASDHSRVVTPGGELGGAELRSLLEKVLTYEERLEKLAARRDARVVDALVQGSSLNVATLSNEAVLGEQVAQMRAYLQLRMPDTLGRLDTTIVDDPESQAKKLVVKTDINGGLRQSVFDHGFLSSPEYQELVSLHDSFASLGKAPYKVKVGDGEVLALSVQEVLEAVRKDAQKGLGLQRYKGLGEMNPEQLWETTMNPATRTLLQVRIEDAVESDEIFSLLMGEAVEPRREFIERNALNVQNLDI